A region of Procambarus clarkii isolate CNS0578487 chromosome 22, FALCON_Pclarkii_2.0, whole genome shotgun sequence DNA encodes the following proteins:
- the LOC138349857 gene encoding deoxycytidylate deaminase-like, with protein sequence MAMAALSALRSKDPATQLGACIVNNENKIVGIGYNGMPWGCSDDKLPWGKSSTDQLERKYMYVCHAEVNAIMNKNCADVGGCTLYVALFPCNECAKVIIQAGIKKVIYYSDKYKDKPTTVASKRMLDLAGILYCHYNLPRRKFIIDFEAIDWNNTSQLSPTLYNL encoded by the exons CTAGGAGCATGTATTGTGAACAATGAAAACAAGATTGTTGGTATTGGTTACAATGGTATGCCTTGGGGTTGCAGTGATGATAAGTTACCATGGGGTAAAAGCAGCACTGATCAACTTGAAAGAAAGTATATGTATG TGTGCCATGCAGAAGTAAATGCCATCATGAATAAAAattgtgctgatgttggtggatgCACACTTTATGTTGCACTCTTTCCTTGCAATGAATGTGCTAAGGTTATTATTCAAGCTGGAATCAAGAAAGTGATATACTACTCAGATAAGTATAAGGataaacccacaacagttgcctccaAGAGAATGCTGGACCTTGCAGGGATTCTCTACTG CCATTACAACTTGCCTCGCAGAAAATTCATTATTGATTTTGAAGCTATTGATTGGAACAACACATCACAGCTTTCTCCAACTTTATACAATTTATAG